A portion of the Methylobacterium currus genome contains these proteins:
- a CDS encoding threonyl-trna synthetase, producing the protein MADREGNVTALFYVHGQPPASGSDTQQIVLEVCQEEGLQQVIWLSRPFAEAEIPSAYAAIYREGVRRYGAPRDDRPTQAVVWPTGRTLLAIRLVAGGGKRIIMIASGELYEKCSLEHEAATGHPATVHTADLLEARERGTAP; encoded by the coding sequence ATGGCGGATCGCGAGGGGAACGTCACGGCCCTGTTCTACGTCCACGGCCAGCCCCCGGCGTCCGGGTCCGACACCCAGCAAATCGTCCTCGAGGTCTGTCAGGAGGAGGGTCTGCAGCAGGTCATCTGGCTCAGCCGGCCTTTCGCGGAGGCCGAGATCCCGTCGGCCTATGCAGCCATCTATCGGGAGGGGGTTCGACGTTACGGCGCGCCGCGGGACGACAGGCCGACGCAAGCGGTCGTTTGGCCGACGGGGCGGACGCTTCTGGCGATCCGCCTCGTCGCGGGCGGCGGGAAACGCATCATCATGATTGCCTCGGGCGAACTCTACGAGAAGTGCTCGCTGGAGCACGAGGCCGCGACCGGCCATCCCGCCACCGTCCACACCGCCGACCTACTCGAGGCCCGGGAACGGGGCACAGCGCCATGA